A region from the Desulfurobacterium pacificum genome encodes:
- a CDS encoding tRNA (guanine-N1)-methyltransferase, whose amino-acid sequence MKFRKPCQLIAEKLKKEGIFRPKFLLFPGRGNFLNRAAWEIARGRFGVIKAKNFGKEIKPGKVLGEVEGVKFLGLRGEEKADAVIVKGRGEIDFSNVEFRYPTVGVDFSLFEKLLPSEKKSLAVQIEIAFGIVKDYFTPENFAVTSLDEEGRSFLQEFFRPKVPFKTVEINSFKNVIVLDPNAEKEFTHEEVDESTLILIGGIVDSSERLKGSTAEILPEVKHRKITYKGQVEIVPDRINEITKIVCQYLTENKSLEEVVRENLTRDSKLRWLRKTLQKEVVKFYNSTGLLRGIPEEKWKKWQEEFGISDFLFRKAAGHVGGFFVFKNSLFDKVKGKTKKRGKEVFVVEEIGDEDVVKVYP is encoded by the coding sequence ATGAAGTTTAGGAAACCCTGCCAGTTAATAGCAGAAAAGCTAAAAAAAGAAGGGATTTTCCGTCCGAAGTTTCTGCTGTTTCCGGGAAGGGGCAACTTTTTAAACAGGGCTGCGTGGGAAATTGCAAGGGGAAGGTTTGGCGTTATAAAAGCTAAAAATTTTGGCAAGGAGATAAAGCCGGGAAAGGTTTTAGGGGAAGTAGAAGGCGTAAAGTTTTTGGGACTAAGGGGTGAAGAAAAGGCTGATGCTGTTATCGTTAAAGGCAGAGGGGAAATAGACTTTTCTAACGTAGAGTTCAGGTATCCGACGGTGGGGGTGGATTTTTCTCTTTTTGAAAAGTTGCTACCATCGGAGAAAAAAAGCCTTGCCGTTCAGATTGAAATAGCTTTTGGAATTGTAAAAGACTACTTTACGCCTGAAAATTTCGCAGTTACGTCTTTAGACGAGGAAGGAAGGTCCTTTCTGCAGGAATTTTTCAGGCCGAAAGTTCCCTTCAAAACGGTTGAGATAAACAGCTTTAAAAACGTTATCGTTTTAGACCCAAACGCCGAAAAAGAATTTACCCACGAAGAAGTGGACGAAAGCACTCTTATACTGATTGGCGGTATCGTTGACAGCAGCGAAAGGTTAAAAGGTTCAACGGCTGAAATCCTGCCTGAAGTTAAGCACAGAAAGATAACCTACAAAGGGCAAGTTGAGATTGTTCCTGACAGGATAAACGAAATAACAAAGATAGTGTGTCAGTATTTAACGGAAAACAAAAGCCTTGAAGAAGTTGTAAGGGAAAATCTGACGAGAGATTCAAAGCTACGCTGGCTCAGGAAAACCCTTCAGAAAGAGGTTGTTAAATTTTACAACAGCACCGGTCTTTTAAGGGGAATTCCGGAAGAAAAGTGGAAAAAGTGGCAGGAAGAGTTTGGAATATCTGACTTTTTGTTCAGGAAGGCAGCGGGGCATGTGGGGGGATTTTTCGTGTTTAAAAATTCCTTATTTGATAAAGTTAAAGGTAAAACAAAAAAAAGAGGTAAAGAAGTTTTTGTGGTAGAGGAGATTGGCGATGAAGATGTTGTCAAGGTCTATCCTTGA
- the cysK gene encoding cysteine synthase A — translation MKMLSRSILEEIGNTPLLEIEIEGIKLFLKLEMFNPGGSIKDRVALAIIEEGERSGELTPEKTVIEATSGNTGIGLALVCAAKGYKCTIVMPENMSEERKKILRAYGAELILTPKEEGIPGAVKKVEELISKNPHLYFPARQFENPANPRVHYEKTSVEILEQIGKLPELFVAGVGTGGTFTGIAKRFKEVNPECLCVAVEPAESSVISGGKPGIHKIQGIGAGFVPANFDKSLCDRVETVTYEEAKRYAKLLARNYGVLPGISSGANVAAAIKVAKETGKKTAVTVLPDTGERYLSTDLFE, via the coding sequence ATGAAGATGTTGTCAAGGTCTATCCTTGAAGAGATAGGCAATACGCCGCTGTTAGAAATTGAAATTGAAGGGATAAAGCTGTTTTTAAAGCTTGAGATGTTCAATCCGGGCGGTTCAATAAAGGATAGAGTCGCGCTGGCGATAATAGAGGAAGGGGAAAGAAGCGGTGAGCTGACGCCGGAAAAAACAGTAATAGAAGCAACGAGCGGTAACACCGGCATAGGATTAGCTTTAGTATGCGCTGCTAAAGGTTATAAATGCACGATAGTTATGCCTGAAAACATGAGCGAAGAAAGGAAGAAGATACTCAGAGCCTACGGCGCTGAATTGATACTAACGCCGAAAGAGGAAGGAATTCCCGGTGCAGTTAAAAAGGTTGAAGAGCTGATATCTAAAAATCCTCACCTCTACTTCCCCGCAAGGCAGTTTGAAAACCCGGCAAACCCCCGCGTACACTACGAAAAAACTTCCGTGGAAATACTGGAACAAATCGGAAAACTGCCGGAACTTTTCGTAGCAGGCGTCGGAACAGGAGGAACGTTTACAGGCATCGCAAAAAGATTTAAAGAAGTAAACCCAGAGTGCCTCTGCGTTGCCGTTGAGCCTGCTGAGAGTTCAGTTATTTCCGGCGGTAAACCGGGAATTCATAAAATTCAGGGAATAGGCGCAGGTTTCGTTCCGGCAAACTTTGATAAAAGCCTCTGCGATAGAGTAGAAACCGTTACTTACGAAGAGGCAAAACGCTACGCAAAACTGCTGGCAAGGAATTACGGCGTTCTACCGGGAATCTCCTCCGGCGCAAACGTTGCAGCGGCTATAAAAGTTGCTAAAGAAACAGGAAAGAAAACGGCTGTAACCGTTTTACCGGATACAGGAGAAAGGTATTTAAGCACAGACCTTTTTGAATGA
- a CDS encoding cyclic-phosphate processing receiver domain-containing protein, whose protein sequence is MKIYLDDWRQPPPGYLWVKTVNDLKKIVKERGREIEVLDLDNYLEEYSVFGGNGIDFINWLEEVVYTGEVELNPDVKIISHSSDPIMRAKIEEIGENIKAFLRSRK, encoded by the coding sequence ATGAAAATCTACCTTGATGACTGGAGGCAGCCGCCGCCGGGATACCTGTGGGTGAAAACCGTTAACGACCTGAAGAAAATAGTTAAGGAGAGAGGTAGAGAAATAGAAGTTCTTGACCTTGACAATTATTTAGAAGAATATTCTGTTTTTGGTGGTAACGGTATTGATTTTATAAATTGGCTTGAAGAAGTTGTTTATACTGGTGAAGTTGAGTTGAATCCTGATGTTAAAATTATTTCTCACTCTTCTGACCCAATTATGAGAGCAAAAATAGAGGAAATTGGTGAAAACATAAAAGCCTTTTTAAGGAGTAGAAAATGA
- the tatC gene encoding twin-arginine translocase subunit TatC: MPEKKVLTPQDELPVTEHIEELRYRLFRAVAAIIIGFLIAWPFKKKLLLFLERPLPENLHGKLIFLSPPEAFFTALKVSFFAGILIAMPYVLYQLWKFIEPGLYEHEKKFILPFMFFSVMFFFAGAAFAYFVILPFGLRFLLGFMGDLLTPQITVGSYISFVIQMILAFGLVFLLPVIVWLLSKLGVINYRMLEKNRKFAVLIIFIVAAILTPPDVFSQIMMALPLLALYELSIWVAKVTGKREQ, encoded by the coding sequence ATGCCAGAAAAGAAAGTTTTAACGCCACAAGACGAACTTCCCGTAACTGAACACATAGAAGAGCTTAGGTATAGGCTTTTTAGAGCTGTAGCAGCAATAATTATTGGGTTTCTAATAGCATGGCCCTTTAAAAAGAAACTGCTTTTGTTCTTAGAAAGACCTTTACCAGAAAACCTCCACGGGAAACTAATATTCCTGTCTCCTCCAGAAGCGTTCTTTACAGCTTTAAAAGTTTCTTTTTTTGCTGGAATATTAATAGCAATGCCTTACGTTTTATATCAATTATGGAAATTTATTGAACCTGGGTTATACGAACATGAAAAGAAATTTATCCTTCCTTTTATGTTCTTCTCGGTTATGTTCTTCTTCGCAGGAGCAGCCTTTGCCTACTTCGTCATTCTACCCTTCGGGCTAAGATTCCTATTAGGATTCATGGGAGACTTACTGACTCCTCAAATTACTGTAGGCAGCTACATATCATTCGTAATTCAGATGATACTGGCTTTCGGTCTTGTCTTCCTTTTGCCTGTAATTGTATGGTTGCTTTCCAAACTGGGAGTAATAAATTACAGGATGCTTGAAAAAAACAGAAAGTTCGCCGTACTGATTATTTTCATAGTTGCTGCTATCCTTACACCTCCAGACGTTTTCTCACAAATAATGATGGCACTACCTTTACTTGCACTTTATGAGTTAAGTATATGGGTAGCAAAAGTGACTGGGAAGAGGGAGCAATAA
- the tatA gene encoding twin-arginine translocase TatA/TatE family subunit — MFGIGTQELIIILVIALLIFGPKKLPELARSTGKAINEFRKASAGILDEDEKETKEKKKESEEKEKEVVAVATQKDKEENVEKIKVKE, encoded by the coding sequence ATGTTCGGAATAGGAACCCAAGAACTGATAATAATCTTGGTAATCGCCTTGCTTATTTTTGGTCCAAAGAAATTACCTGAGCTTGCTCGCTCAACAGGCAAAGCAATAAATGAGTTTAGAAAAGCCTCTGCTGGTATACTTGATGAAGATGAAAAGGAAACAAAAGAAAAGAAGAAAGAATCTGAGGAAAAGGAAAAAGAAGTTGTAGCTGTCGCTACCCAAAAAGATAAGGAAGAAAATGTAGAAAAAATAAAGGTTAAAGAATAA
- a CDS encoding nucleotidyltransferase family protein, producing the protein MLRKVKIETIEDLKRFLIEFFEGEEVGIFLFGSRARGDNSSFSDVDIAFLSSKDISDKLTLLREFIEESNFPYKVDLVDLSRANKLKDIVLRESIRWL; encoded by the coding sequence GTGCTTAGAAAAGTGAAAATAGAGACTATAGAGGATTTGAAAAGATTTTTGATTGAGTTTTTTGAAGGTGAGGAGGTGGGGATTTTTCTTTTCGGTTCAAGGGCAAGAGGTGATAACTCATCCTTTTCCGATGTTGATATTGCCTTTCTTTCGTCTAAAGACATTTCTGATAAATTGACTCTTTTGAGGGAATTTATTGAAGAGAGCAATTTTCCCTATAAAGTTGACCTTGTGGATTTGTCTCGCGCTAATAAGTTAAAGGACATAGTTTTGAGAGAGAGTATTAGATGGCTTTGA
- the rplS gene encoding 50S ribosomal protein L19: MLGGLDALMKTVQEKYMRNDIPEFRPGDTVRVYVKVKEGDKERIQAFEGVVIRKRGGGTDATFTVRKVSYGIGIERTFPMHAPVIEKVEVLKRGIVRRARLYYLRERKGKAARIKEKKEWMTSK; encoded by the coding sequence ATGTTAGGCGGACTTGATGCTTTAATGAAGACTGTTCAGGAAAAATATATGAGAAATGATATACCTGAATTTAGACCTGGAGATACTGTAAGAGTTTACGTAAAGGTAAAGGAAGGAGATAAGGAAAGAATTCAGGCTTTTGAAGGCGTTGTAATCAGAAAGAGAGGCGGCGGAACGGACGCAACCTTCACAGTAAGAAAGGTATCTTACGGAATTGGTATTGAAAGAACGTTCCCTATGCACGCTCCCGTAATTGAAAAGGTAGAAGTTCTCAAGAGAGGTATCGTAAGAAGAGCAAGACTCTACTACCTCAGAGAGCGTAAAGGTAAGGCTGCAAGAATTAAAGAGAAAAAAGAGTGGATGACCAGCAAGTAA
- a CDS encoding FAD-dependent thymidylate synthase, with product MGISLVAQTEDMLRVVATAARVCYSGLPVDELLSRFSDEDNEKLIKKVVGMGHLSVVEHGVMTFSVPSSFKEELFKVMMEKPFLKITEKEDGFFVTLNLRTIVELINEMPELGFSKELRKFVPDFLKDVIK from the coding sequence ATGGGGATTTCTTTAGTTGCTCAAACAGAAGATATGCTGAGAGTTGTTGCCACGGCAGCCAGGGTTTGCTACTCCGGGCTGCCTGTGGATGAACTCCTTTCAAGGTTTTCAGATGAAGATAACGAGAAATTGATTAAAAAAGTTGTCGGAATGGGTCACCTTTCTGTTGTTGAACACGGCGTTATGACGTTTTCTGTTCCTTCTTCTTTTAAAGAAGAACTGTTTAAAGTGATGATGGAAAAACCTTTTTTAAAGATTACAGAAAAAGAGGATGGTTTTTTTGTTACGCTTAACTTGAGGACAATAGTTGAACTGATTAACGAAATGCCGGAGTTAGGATTTTCTAAAGAGTTAAGAAAGTTCGTTCCCGATTTTTTGAAGGATGTTATCAAATAG
- a CDS encoding DedA family protein, giving the protein MEITRLIETTAEYLKLHPHLSCIILFTWSFLETALLLGLLLPAEKVLIISSVLVSEGIISPISFLTCITTGTFLGYTVSYFMGTFLGKALLYKTLKKLGVSEEGIRKTQEFIEKRGEISLIFGRFLPVVRATLPVVIGSFKPNFAKFSLYNLIGAFLWALSYLFLGNLIKEVFSLIITHKFVAIPLSLACMAIYLFWRKYGKNRKLF; this is encoded by the coding sequence GTGGAAATAACAAGGCTCATAGAAACTACAGCAGAATATTTAAAACTTCACCCGCACCTTTCGTGTATCATACTTTTTACTTGGTCCTTCTTAGAAACAGCACTTCTTTTAGGACTATTACTACCAGCAGAAAAAGTTCTTATCATCAGCAGCGTTTTGGTCTCTGAAGGCATCATTTCACCCATATCTTTCCTAACGTGCATTACAACAGGAACATTTTTAGGATACACCGTCTCGTACTTTATGGGAACGTTCTTAGGTAAGGCTCTTCTTTACAAAACGCTTAAAAAACTTGGAGTGTCGGAAGAGGGTATAAGGAAAACGCAAGAATTCATAGAAAAGAGGGGAGAAATCTCTCTAATATTTGGAAGGTTCCTCCCTGTAGTCAGGGCAACATTACCTGTCGTTATAGGAAGCTTCAAGCCAAACTTTGCAAAATTTTCTCTATACAACCTCATAGGCGCTTTTTTATGGGCACTTTCCTATCTTTTCCTTGGCAACTTGATTAAAGAAGTTTTTTCTCTTATTATTACCCACAAGTTTGTAGCAATACCCTTATCTCTTGCATGTATGGCAATTTATTTATTCTGGAGAAAGTATGGAAAGAATAGAAAACTGTTTTGA
- the rpmE gene encoding 50S ribosomal protein L31, whose product MKKGIHPEYKETRVVCACGNTWVTRSTKFPEIKVEVCNACHPFYTGSQKQKVVRGRVEKFLSKYEGKY is encoded by the coding sequence ATGAAAAAAGGTATCCATCCGGAATACAAAGAGACGAGAGTTGTATGTGCGTGTGGTAATACGTGGGTTACAAGGTCTACAAAGTTTCCTGAAATTAAAGTGGAAGTTTGCAACGCTTGCCATCCGTTCTATACAGGAAGCCAGAAGCAGAAGGTTGTAAGAGGTAGGGTAGAGAAGTTCCTTTCTAAATATGAAGGGAAGTATTAA
- a CDS encoding HI0074 family nucleotidyltransferase substrate-binding subunit: MNLSNLHSAGLKGLKKKQRALRWKIILFFRNSAIQRFEFTVEILWKTVKTFLKEIEGIECRSPKSCIRGFFSVGYLSEDEVLLLLRMIDDRNLTSHAYIEEVAEEIFRRIVEYEPLIEKIINILEERVYNENLP, translated from the coding sequence TTGAATCTCTCAAATCTGCATTCAGCAGGCTTAAAGGGGCTCAAGAAAAAGCAAAGAGCTCTTCGCTGGAAGATTATCCTTTTTTTTAGAAATAGCGCCATTCAAAGGTTTGAATTTACCGTTGAAATACTGTGGAAAACGGTTAAAACTTTCTTAAAAGAGATTGAGGGTATTGAATGCAGGAGTCCTAAATCCTGTATAAGGGGCTTCTTTTCTGTCGGCTATCTGTCTGAAGACGAAGTTTTGCTGCTTTTGAGAATGATAGATGATAGAAACTTAACTTCTCATGCTTACATTGAAGAAGTTGCAGAAGAAATTTTTCGCAGAATAGTTGAATATGAGCCTTTGATAGAAAAAATAATTAATATTTTGGAGGAGCGTGTTTATAATGAAAATCTACCTTGA
- a CDS encoding YraN family protein, translated as MKKGYDIIGKNFRSYWGEIDLIAYESSSKTVVFVEVKLRKKKNLVNPLESIGRKKIEKIKKTALYFLQKRFVDYEAIRFDVIGITEENGKYEIEHVEDAFQ; from the coding sequence TTGAAGAAAGGCTACGATATTATAGGGAAAAACTTCAGGAGCTACTGGGGAGAGATTGACCTGATAGCCTACGAAAGCAGTTCTAAAACGGTTGTTTTCGTTGAAGTTAAGCTGAGAAAGAAAAAAAACCTTGTTAATCCACTGGAATCTATTGGCAGAAAGAAAATAGAAAAGATAAAGAAGACTGCACTCTACTTCTTGCAAAAGCGCTTTGTTGACTACGAAGCGATAAGGTTTGATGTTATAGGAATTACGGAAGAAAACGGAAAGTATGAAATAGAACACGTAGAGGACGCTTTCCAATGA
- a CDS encoding MoaD/ThiS family protein yields MNTIAVEIDGKTEEVTIEKKSIRVDELLESLNIYPETAVVLKDGKLLCDDERIKPGDRVKIVIATSKG; encoded by the coding sequence ATGAACACAATTGCGGTAGAAATAGACGGAAAAACAGAAGAAGTTACAATAGAAAAGAAATCTATAAGAGTGGACGAACTCTTAGAATCGCTGAACATCTACCCCGAAACTGCCGTAGTTTTAAAAGACGGCAAGCTACTATGCGACGATGAAAGGATAAAGCCGGGAGACAGGGTAAAAATCGTAATTGCAACGTCAAAGGGGTAA
- the trpA gene encoding tryptophan synthase subunit alpha, whose product MERIENCFEALSQKGEKPLIVYATACDPDCQKSLDIFRLILEYADMVEVGMPFSDPLADGPTIQKAHERALSAGANTGKVLELIDKLRAEFKEKPIILMGYYNPIFVYGEDKFIRDAKEAGVDGFIVPDLPPEEGAEFSRKVKSLKLSPIFLAAPTSTDERVKKIGEVSGSFIYYVSVTGITGIRDKLAYKEIEKDISRVKAITGKRTVVGFGISKPEHIKEMYNTPDGFVVGSAVVRKIENNDMKGLENLLKSLKIATKS is encoded by the coding sequence ATGGAAAGAATAGAAAACTGTTTTGAAGCCCTTTCCCAGAAAGGAGAAAAACCACTCATTGTCTACGCTACTGCATGTGACCCTGATTGCCAAAAATCGTTAGACATCTTTAGACTAATTCTTGAATACGCCGACATGGTTGAAGTAGGAATGCCCTTTTCAGACCCACTGGCAGACGGACCAACAATTCAGAAAGCCCACGAAAGAGCATTATCAGCAGGTGCCAACACAGGAAAAGTGCTGGAATTAATAGATAAGTTAAGAGCTGAATTTAAAGAAAAACCCATAATCCTTATGGGCTACTACAACCCCATATTTGTCTACGGAGAAGATAAGTTTATAAGGGACGCCAAAGAAGCTGGCGTTGACGGATTTATAGTGCCTGACCTACCTCCAGAGGAAGGAGCGGAGTTTTCACGCAAAGTAAAATCGCTAAAACTGTCACCAATCTTTTTAGCAGCCCCCACGAGTACGGATGAAAGGGTCAAGAAGATAGGAGAAGTTAGTGGAAGCTTTATATACTACGTTTCCGTAACAGGGATAACAGGAATAAGAGACAAATTAGCCTACAAAGAAATAGAGAAAGATATCTCAAGAGTAAAAGCTATAACAGGTAAAAGAACCGTAGTGGGATTCGGAATTTCAAAGCCCGAGCATATCAAAGAGATGTATAATACTCCCGATGGTTTTGTTGTAGGAAGTGCCGTGGTCAGAAAAATTGAGAACAACGATATGAAAGGTTTAGAAAACTTGCTAAAATCTCTCAAGATAGCCACAAAATCCTAA
- the rho gene encoding transcription termination factor Rho produces the protein MAENTLEGFTIEELQKMSIFDLRKIAKGLGIDVKSAKKQDLIRKILEKDAERRGAIFRVGVLEVLPDGFGFLRSPENNYLPSSTDIYVSPAQIRKLGLRTGDTIAGEVRPPKENEKYYALVKVHAINWESPEKAKERPLFDQLTPLHPTERFRLEHDPSELATRVVDLITPVGKGQRGLVVAPPRAGKTVLLQKMANAIKTNYPDTYLIILLIDERPEEVTDMKRNTLADEVISSTFDEPPERHAQVAEIVIEKAKRLVEHKKDVVILLDSLTRLARAYNTLTPPSGKILSGGIDAHAFHKPKRFFGAARNIEEGGSLTIIATALVETGSRMDDVIFEEFKGTGNMEIVLDRQLVERRIFPAINIQKSGTRKEELLLSEWELNRVWILRRLLTSMSPVEAMEFLLEKLRKYKTNEDFLKAMNA, from the coding sequence ATGGCAGAAAATACACTTGAAGGTTTTACAATTGAAGAACTTCAAAAGATGAGCATATTTGACTTGAGGAAGATAGCCAAAGGGCTGGGGATAGACGTAAAATCGGCCAAAAAACAGGACCTAATAAGAAAAATCTTAGAAAAAGATGCAGAAAGAAGGGGTGCGATATTCCGTGTCGGTGTTCTTGAAGTTTTACCTGACGGTTTTGGATTCTTACGTTCACCGGAAAACAACTACCTACCAAGCTCTACAGACATTTACGTTTCTCCAGCCCAGATAAGAAAATTAGGACTACGAACAGGCGATACAATTGCCGGAGAAGTAAGACCACCCAAAGAAAATGAAAAGTACTACGCCTTAGTAAAAGTTCACGCTATAAACTGGGAATCTCCAGAAAAAGCTAAAGAAAGACCCCTTTTTGACCAGCTAACTCCCCTACACCCCACAGAACGTTTCAGGCTTGAACACGACCCTTCAGAATTAGCCACAAGAGTCGTTGACCTTATCACACCAGTAGGAAAAGGACAGAGAGGGCTGGTAGTTGCTCCACCGAGAGCAGGTAAAACGGTACTTCTCCAAAAAATGGCTAATGCGATAAAAACAAACTACCCAGATACCTATCTAATAATCCTGTTAATAGACGAAAGACCGGAAGAAGTTACAGATATGAAAAGGAATACTTTAGCTGACGAAGTGATTAGTTCCACTTTTGATGAACCGCCAGAGCGCCATGCGCAAGTTGCAGAGATAGTAATAGAAAAAGCCAAAAGGTTGGTTGAACATAAAAAGGACGTAGTCATACTGCTGGACTCCCTAACAAGGCTTGCAAGAGCCTACAATACACTCACTCCACCAAGTGGTAAAATACTGTCTGGTGGTATAGATGCTCACGCTTTCCATAAACCTAAAAGGTTTTTCGGAGCCGCAAGAAACATAGAGGAAGGCGGAAGCTTAACAATAATTGCAACAGCGTTGGTTGAAACGGGCAGTAGAATGGATGATGTTATTTTTGAAGAGTTTAAAGGAACAGGAAATATGGAAATAGTTTTAGACAGACAACTTGTGGAAAGACGTATATTCCCTGCTATCAACATCCAGAAATCTGGAACGAGAAAAGAGGAGCTATTACTCTCTGAATGGGAACTCAACAGAGTTTGGATTTTAAGAAGACTCCTAACTTCCATGTCCCCAGTCGAAGCTATGGAATTCCTGCTTGAAAAACTGAGAAAATACAAAACAAACGAAGACTTCTTAAAGGCGATGAACGCATGA
- the ruvX gene encoding Holliday junction resolvase RuvX codes for MKRVMALDVGFKRIGVALSDPLKLTAQPHEVIFRKSNRETFEKLLKTIEEKNVGTVVIGLPLNSKGEKTKIAEKIEKFASKLKEFLKEHGKNDVKIVFTDESFSTAEAEELMNSLNRKREFLDDIAAALILKEWLESRS; via the coding sequence TTGAAAAGAGTAATGGCTTTAGATGTAGGCTTTAAAAGAATAGGCGTAGCGCTGTCTGACCCTTTAAAGCTAACGGCACAGCCTCACGAAGTAATTTTCAGAAAAAGCAACAGAGAAACCTTTGAAAAACTGCTAAAAACGATAGAAGAGAAAAACGTTGGAACGGTAGTAATCGGACTACCTTTAAACAGTAAAGGAGAAAAAACCAAAATTGCCGAAAAGATTGAAAAGTTTGCCTCAAAGTTGAAAGAATTTCTGAAAGAACATGGTAAGAACGACGTTAAAATCGTTTTCACAGACGAATCTTTTTCTACCGCTGAAGCTGAAGAGTTGATGAACAGCCTCAACAGAAAAAGGGAATTCTTAGACGACATAGCAGCAGCGCTCATACTAAAAGAGTGGCTGGAAAGCAGAAGTTGA
- the gatC gene encoding Asp-tRNA(Asn)/Glu-tRNA(Gln) amidotransferase subunit GatC: MKLSKEEVKHIAMLSRLTLSEEEVEKFQEQLSRILDFVEKLNELDTEGIDPKFQIIPPQNVLREDVPGVSLPREKALMNAPETDGEYFIVPKVVRK, translated from the coding sequence ATGAAGTTAAGTAAAGAAGAAGTCAAGCACATAGCCATGCTTTCAAGGCTTACCCTTTCTGAAGAGGAGGTGGAAAAGTTTCAGGAGCAGCTCTCAAGAATTCTTGACTTTGTTGAAAAGTTAAATGAACTTGATACTGAAGGTATAGACCCCAAATTCCAAATTATTCCTCCTCAAAACGTTTTAAGAGAAGACGTGCCTGGCGTGAGCCTGCCAAGAGAAAAAGCTCTTATGAATGCACCGGAAACGGACGGTGAGTACTTTATAGTACCTAAAGTTGTGAGAAAGTAA
- a CDS encoding ribonuclease HII — protein MDDQQVILKFERELWNKGYKRIAGIDEAGRGPLAGPVVAAVVVFPPNVNPFLFKDSKKLKESERENLFYEIVNSCLDFSVGFADSLEIDSLNIYKATLLAVHRALKGLKEKPDFLITDYLKVEGYEENSLVLVKGDERSFSCACASVLAKVTRDYIMKSFEEIFPGYDFSSNKGYPTKKHIAAIDKMGITPIHRGSFGRVKGKRVRRGKDSFPLPVEERLRYYREKLQELLGRD, from the coding sequence GTGGATGACCAGCAAGTAATCTTAAAGTTTGAAAGAGAACTCTGGAATAAAGGTTACAAAAGAATAGCAGGGATTGACGAAGCGGGAAGAGGTCCTTTGGCAGGACCAGTAGTAGCAGCGGTTGTTGTGTTCCCGCCTAACGTCAATCCTTTTCTTTTTAAAGACTCAAAAAAACTCAAAGAAAGTGAAAGAGAAAACCTTTTTTACGAGATAGTCAATTCGTGCCTTGATTTTTCCGTCGGATTTGCCGATTCTCTGGAAATAGACTCTCTTAACATCTACAAAGCCACTCTGCTCGCTGTTCACAGGGCGCTGAAAGGTTTAAAAGAAAAGCCGGACTTTCTTATAACAGACTACCTGAAAGTTGAAGGATACGAGGAAAACTCTTTGGTTTTAGTCAAAGGTGATGAGAGGAGCTTTTCCTGCGCCTGTGCAAGCGTCCTGGCAAAAGTAACAAGGGATTACATAATGAAATCGTTTGAAGAAATCTTTCCGGGATACGACTTTTCAAGCAATAAAGGGTATCCGACGAAAAAACACATCGCTGCCATTGATAAAATGGGAATAACGCCGATACACAGAGGCAGTTTTGGAAGGGTCAAGGGAAAAAGGGTTAGAAGGGGAAAGGATAGCTTCCCGCTACCTGTTGAAGAAAGGCTACGATATTATAGGGAAAAACTTCAGGAGCTACTGGGGAGAGATTGA